The sequence below is a genomic window from Candidatus Acidulodesulfobacterium acidiphilum.
ACCCTTTACAGAGATTTGCGGGAACTTGTGGACAAGAATGTCCTGAAAGCGACCGGCGCTAAGAAGCTAAGAATGTATAAGCCGATAAACCTAAAATAATTCGTTATCGGACATTTATCGGACATTTATCGGACATTTATCGGACATTTATCGGACATTTTGCTGAAAGTTTAATACCTTAACATCTTTACATCAGGGCTTAAACATAGGGCTTTATGGTTTGCAGATATTCTACTTCTTTATAATAAATAACGAAGCTCGACGAAACTCTTAATCTTTAAAATGGGACGACGTGGATTTAAAGAACGATGTTATAGGGACTAAAACCAAGTATGATAGATTAATCTGAACGTGTATCAAAAAAGTATCTGATTTATTTCTTTTCATGCTCACGTCTGTATTTGCCGTGGTGTGGGTTTAGAATATTATAAAATAAATAAATCTCCCCTTTATCTAAAGCTTGGTGTTGCTGGTTCGAACTCCGCCCCGTTGCCCGCTCCATTAAAAACCTTGATTAATACTGCATTGAAAGCAATTTTAACATTTCAATATCTTATCTTAACTAAAATTTGCTATTTTTAACTATATTTTGCCGTGGTCTGGATTTGGGTTTAAAATATTATAAATTCTTTTCATAAAATTTTATTGTTTAAATTTCATAAATTATTTATAATAAAAAATTATGAAATTTAAAGAGAACTGCATTTTTTGCAAAATAGCGAATAAACGGATACCTGCAGAAATAATCGAAGAAACCGAAGATTTTGTAGTAATAAAAGATATAAATCCGATAGCCCCTATACATCTTTTGATAATCTCCAAGTCGCACTACGACAGCGTTTTAGATGTCGAATGTAAAGACGGAGCCGATAAAAGCGGCATTACCGCCGATAACGGCGACATGGAAGACCGATTAGGCAGTGAACTTTTTGGGATATTAACCTCGCTTGCCAAGAAATTCAACGTTGAGAATAAAGGTTTCAGGACGGTTATTAATACCAAAGAAGACGGCGGTCAGACCGTCAACCATTTGCATGTTCATTTTTTGGCGGGCAGAGGATTCGGCTGGCCTCCGGGTTAATCTACGTTAATCGTTAATCGTGGTTAATTTTTATAAGTTGGATTATATTAAGTGCATTATATTATCTGGATTATATTAGCTTGATTAATTTAAATTTAGCTTAATAAAATATAAAAGCTTTGCAACTTTGCAGTTTTACGCTTTATGATACTTTATGATTTATGTTTTAAAGCTTTTTATTAAATTAATCCGATTAATTTTAGAATTTTAAAAAAATATTAA
It includes:
- a CDS encoding HIT domain-containing protein yields the protein MKFKENCIFCKIANKRIPAEIIEETEDFVVIKDINPIAPIHLLIISKSHYDSVLDVECKDGADKSGITADNGDMEDRLGSELFGILTSLAKKFNVENKGFRTVINTKEDGGQTVNHLHVHFLAGRGFGWPPG